The Parasegetibacter sp. NRK P23 genome includes a window with the following:
- a CDS encoding T9SS type A sorting domain-containing protein — MKRILPIILLMLGAYLYPTTAFSQLFGKSFVNITKGTVGGTYEPGDILEIRATVAVGNNLRLSQFRFVDTIATNATYITGSLKIVTNEGLVFRSYTDASADDAAMYDAATRTLRINMGSSGNGVMGGTCSTTNPATTTGGGTIQYNGRPSFFGSTCIMSASYRIQINPALALGSTLSLNGGGFYYRVGTSGTNYQNNIFKAYNIALSSNIGLCSNSVGANAVLDDNGSFGSGNTQNRSYDAIVVGYPRLNVGANSPNDGNYAVVNNLSPTGSTNVNAANPGSDRVFTIWDITGDHTGASDLAAGNAPVAPGTTGGYFVVVNASYANGEAFQQPVSGLCGETYYEFSAWFKNVCSLCACDTMGRGSQDANFNGADPSGVNPNLTFEVDGTAYYSTGNIAYSGNWVKKGFIFKTNPGQTSFTITIRNNAPGGGGNDWAIDDITFGTCSPELNFNPSPIAAVCADAQAVELKAIVSSYFDNYRFWRWERSTDGGSNWSNTGEQGESTPVNDGTNHTYQVDYPAFIASAADDGHLYRLRIATSTTNLNNSCSFADGTNILTLQVNDCTILPIEIRNFTAQLRQQKAMLNWQALNASPGTLLVVEKSTNNRNFRDMAIIQAGTQTAFQWSDPELITGATYYRIRIVENNVKAYSGTAMVNKPNGSDFIIRGVQNPFNASLEMELAAQRSGKLQLSLTDLQGRVVKQQQQQLSAGVQRVSFHQLDQMPKGMYVLKIQWNDEVFYQRVVK; from the coding sequence ATGAAAAGAATTCTACCCATCATTCTTTTGATGCTGGGTGCATACCTCTACCCCACCACCGCTTTTTCCCAGTTATTCGGGAAGAGTTTTGTGAACATCACGAAGGGAACCGTGGGGGGAACTTATGAACCCGGGGACATCCTCGAAATACGCGCCACAGTGGCTGTGGGAAACAATCTTCGTCTTTCCCAATTCCGTTTCGTTGATACCATCGCCACCAATGCCACTTACATCACGGGCAGCCTGAAAATTGTAACCAACGAAGGACTGGTTTTCAGAAGCTATACAGATGCTTCAGCAGATGATGCGGCTATGTATGACGCAGCAACGCGAACGTTGCGCATCAACATGGGCAGCAGCGGAAACGGCGTGATGGGAGGAACCTGCAGCACTACCAACCCCGCAACAACAACAGGAGGAGGCACCATTCAATACAATGGCAGGCCTTCATTCTTTGGAAGCACCTGCATCATGTCGGCCTCCTACCGTATCCAGATTAATCCCGCTCTTGCCCTTGGTTCAACGCTTTCATTGAATGGCGGCGGATTTTATTACAGGGTGGGCACTTCAGGCACCAATTATCAGAACAATATTTTTAAAGCGTATAATATCGCGCTCTCCTCCAACATCGGACTATGCTCCAATTCCGTAGGCGCCAACGCGGTATTGGACGACAATGGCAGCTTCGGCTCCGGGAATACCCAGAACAGAAGCTATGACGCCATCGTGGTAGGTTATCCCCGCCTCAATGTAGGTGCCAACTCTCCAAATGACGGGAATTACGCCGTCGTAAACAACCTCAGTCCAACCGGCTCCACCAATGTAAACGCCGCCAATCCCGGCTCCGACAGGGTATTTACGATATGGGACATCACCGGCGACCATACCGGTGCCTCCGACCTGGCCGCGGGTAACGCACCCGTAGCACCCGGAACAACAGGTGGTTACTTTGTAGTGGTGAATGCGAGTTACGCCAATGGAGAAGCGTTCCAGCAACCCGTTTCAGGACTTTGCGGAGAAACTTATTATGAATTCTCCGCCTGGTTCAAAAACGTATGCTCCCTCTGCGCCTGCGATACCATGGGGCGCGGCTCCCAAGACGCAAACTTCAACGGTGCCGATCCATCCGGGGTTAACCCCAACCTCACCTTCGAGGTGGATGGGACTGCGTATTATTCCACTGGAAACATAGCCTACTCAGGCAACTGGGTAAAGAAAGGATTTATCTTCAAAACCAATCCCGGACAAACCTCTTTCACCATCACCATCCGCAACAATGCACCAGGTGGCGGCGGCAACGATTGGGCAATAGACGACATCACATTCGGAACCTGCTCGCCTGAACTGAATTTTAATCCCTCTCCAATTGCGGCTGTTTGCGCTGATGCACAGGCCGTGGAACTAAAGGCGATCGTAAGTTCCTACTTCGACAACTACCGGTTCTGGCGCTGGGAAAGGAGTACCGATGGCGGTTCCAACTGGAGCAATACAGGTGAACAGGGCGAATCAACCCCGGTGAACGACGGCACCAACCATACCTACCAGGTGGATTACCCCGCTTTCATTGCCAGTGCAGCTGACGATGGTCATCTTTACAGGCTGCGTATCGCTACTTCAACCACCAATCTTAACAACAGTTGCTCCTTTGCCGACGGCACCAATATTCTTACGCTCCAGGTGAACGATTGTACCATCCTTCCCATAGAAATCAGGAATTTCACTGCGCAGTTGCGTCAGCAAAAAGCCATGCTCAACTGGCAGGCACTGAACGCCTCACCCGGCACCCTCCTGGTAGTGGAGAAGAGTACCAACAACCGCAATTTCCGCGACATGGCCATCATACAGGCAGGTACGCAAACCGCTTTCCAATGGAGCGATCCGGAACTGATAACAGGTGCTACTTACTACCGGATACGCATAGTTGAAAATAATGTAAAAGCATACTCCGGCACCGCCATGGTGAACAAGCCAAACGGAAGTGATTTTATTATCAGAGGTGTTCAGAACCCATTCAACGCATCGCTGGAAATGGAACTGGCCGCGCAACGTTCCGGAAAACTG